Proteins from a genomic interval of Zingiber officinale cultivar Zhangliang chromosome 1B, Zo_v1.1, whole genome shotgun sequence:
- the LOC121977913 gene encoding alcohol dehydrogenase-like 4: MASESNGFSAAAADRKIITCKAAVVWAPGEPFVIQKVQVEPPQKLEVRIKILFTSICHTDLSAWKGENELQRVYPRILGHEAAGVVESVGEGVEDLRSGDHVVPIFNGECGDCAHCRNPNTNLCARYRVDPFKSVMVADGGTRFSAVDGASGVRRPVYHFLNTSTFVEFTVLDAACVAKIPPAAPLERMCLLSCGISTGVGAVWNTAQVTSGSTVAVFGLGAVGLAVAEGARYRKASQIIGVDINPDKFVLGNQMGITDFVNPKDHDKSVHEVIRELTGGGVDYSFECAGNLDALREAFLSTHDGWGLTVMLGIHPTPRMLPFHPMELFDGRRLVASVFGDFKGKSQLPSFAEKCMHGNGEDKINLDGFISHELPFEDINKAFELLEQGKALRCMLHL, translated from the exons ATGGCTTCTGAATCTAATGGCTTCTCCGCCGCTGCCGCCGACAGAAAAATCATCACGTGCAAAG CCGCTGTTGTGTGGGCTCCTGGAGAACCTTTCGTGATCCAGAAGGTTCAAGTCGAGCCTCCGCAGAAGCTCGAGGTTCGCATCAAAATTCTCTTTACTTCCATCTGCCACACCGATCTCAGCGCATGGAAGGGCGAG AATGAGTTGCAAAGAGTGTACCCTCGAATCCTTGGGCACGAAGCAGCGGG TGTGGTGGAGAGCGTGGGCGAAGGGGTGGAGGACCTGCGCTCCGGCGACCACGTCGTGCCAATCTTCAACGGCGAGTGCGGAGACTGCGCGCACTGCCGCAACCCCAACACCAACCTCTGCGCGCGCTACCGGGTGGACCCCTTCAAGAGCGTCATGGTGGCCGACGGCGGCACGCGCTTCTCCGCTGTGGACGGCGCCTCCGGCGTCCGCCGCCCCGTGTACCACTTCCTCAACACATCGACCTTCGTTGAGTTCACCGTGCTCGACGCCGCCTGCGTCGCCAAGATCCCGCCGGCTGCGCCGCTCGAGCGCATGTGCCTGCTCAGCTGCGGCATCTCCACCG GAGTTGGTGCAGTATGGAACACCGCTCAGGTCACCAGCGGCTCCACCGTCGCCGTGTTTGGACTCGGTGCCGTCGGCCTTGCG GTTGCTGAAGGAGCAAGGTACAGGAAAGCTTCCCAAATTATTGGCGTCGACATCAACCCAGATAAGTTTGTTTTAG GAAATCAAATGGGCATCACGGACTTCGTCAACCCCAAAGATCACGACAAGTCGGTACACGAG GTGATAAGGGAGTTGACTGGAGGAGGCGTAGACTACAGCTTTGAGTGCGCCGGAAACCTTGACGCCCTGCGCGAGGCTTTCCTATCGACCCATGAC GGATGGGGTTTGACTGTGATGCTGGGAATCCATCCCACCCCGAGAATGCTCCCTTTTCACCCCATGGAGCTCTTCGACGGCCGGAGGTTGGTCGCCAGTGTCTTCGGAGATTTCAAGGGCAAGTCGCAGCTGCCTTCGTTTGCGGAGAAATGCATGCATGGGAATGGG GAAGATAAGATTAATCTGGACGGGTTCATCAGCCATGAGCTGCCATTTGAGGACATCAACAAGGCATTCGAACTGCTGGAACAGGGGAAGGCTCTGAGGTGCATGCTGCACTTGTGA
- the LOC122041928 gene encoding alcohol dehydrogenase-like 4, producing the protein MVRTCPRGRSVSTLVFSASVFIPTALISSPRTRRPLPPSPSFVATQPPTPSSFLPSPSYVATAADPFLLHRDSRRPLPPSSRQPPIPSSSFVATAPADPLLPFLLPPPSSRQHPPRGNSTDAETSSRPKLGFRPLPPSSLSHLRPPLPSSRFRHEQNSARNRCHQYGLQEYPRIYGHEAAGVVESVGEGVEDLRAGDHVVPLFKGECGDCAYCSNPDTNFCVHYPVDASKTVMLSDGRTRFSAVDAATGLRRPVHHFFNASTFAEFTGLDVHCAAKISPAAPLGHMCLLGCGISTGVGAAWNTANVTRGSTVAVFGLGAVGLVVAEGARYRKASKIIGIDINPDKFALGKPMGITDFVNPKDHEKPTHEVIMQAGDKAVDFSFECSGNLDVLREAFLSTHDGWGLSVMLGIHPGSIFRNLRYEIYPSCAYGLCTYMNLPSYS; encoded by the exons ATGGTGCGGACCTGCCCCCGTGGCAGGTCCGTGTCAACGTTAGTTTTTTCCGCGTCAGTTTTTATCCCTACAGCCCTAATTTCTAGCCCACGCACCCGCCGACCCCTTCCTCCTTCCCCCTCCTTCGTCGCGACGCAGCCGCCGaccccttcctccttcctccCTTCCCCCTCCTACGTCGCGACAGCCGCCGACCCCTTCCTCCTTCATCGCGACAGCCGCCGACCCCTTCCTCCTTCATCGCGACAGCCGCCGATCCCTTCCTCCTCCTTCGTTGCGACAGCACCCGCCGACCCCTTACtccccttcctcctccctcctccttcaTCGCGACAGCACCCGCCGCGGGGAAACTCCACAGACGCGGAAACCTCGTCGCGCCCAAAGCTAGGGTTTCGTCCCCTTCCTCCTTCGTCGCTGTCGCACCTGCGCCCTCCGCTTCCATCTTCTCGCTTTCGCCACGAGCAGAACTCCGCTCGCAACCGGTGCCATCAG TACGGGTTGCAAGAGTATCCTCGGATCTATGGGCACGAAGCGGCAGG GGTGGTGGAGAGCGTGGGCGAAGGTGTGGAGGACCTGCGCGCCGGCGACCACGTCGTGCCCCTTTTCAAGGGCGAGTGCGGCGACTGCGCCTACTGCAGCAACCCCGATACTAACTTCTGCGTGCACTACCCGGTGGACGCCTCCAAGACCGTCATGTTGAGCGACGGCCGCACAAGGTTCTCCGCCGTGGACGCCGCCACCGGCCTCCGCCGCCCCGTGCACCACTTCTTCAACGCGTCCACCTTCGCCGAGTTCACCGGGCTCGACGTCCACTGCGCCGCCAAGATCTCGCCGGCCGCGCCGCTCGGGCACATGTGCCTGCTCGGATGCGGCATTTCCACCG GTGTTGGAGCGGCATGGAACACTGCAAACGTTACCCGAGGATCCACCGTCGCTGTGTTTGGACTCGGTGCTGTGGGCCTGGTG GTTGCTGAAGGGGCCAGGTATAGAAAAGCTTCCAAAATTATAGGCATTGACATCAACCCAGACAAGTTTGCTTTAG GAAAGCCAATGGGCATCACAGATTTTGTCAACCCCAAAGATCACGAGAAGCCGACGCATGAGGTAATCA TGCAAGCAGGTGATAAGGCAGTTGACTTCAGCTTTGAGTGCTCTGGAAACCTTGACGTCCTGCGTGAGGCTTTCCTATCAACCCATGAC GGATGGGGTTTGAGTGTGATGTTAGGTATCCATCCAGGGTCGATTTTCAGGAATTTACGATATGAGATTTATCcgtcatgcgcctatggcctgtgtacttaCATGAACCTCCCTTCATATTCATAA
- the LOC121997251 gene encoding uncharacterized protein LOC121997251, giving the protein MAIYPSRRISVPASVLLLTAAAALLLFLLLPSLSPPPSASLSCPPSAAGTTRSSDPVSPSSDDIAWLKSQLARNSIQEPSSSTSTWHSLRKGINPRTRAQQLEDLGRFKGISHYEGDEGSNHTALPCPGELLVEEHHSNYGEPWAGGRDVFEFLASTVELKPSDDVLEIGCGTLRVGLHFIRYLEVARFHCLERDELSLMAALRYELPSQGLLHKRPLIVRGDDMVFDRFGSDVFYDLIYASAVFLHIPDTLVWVGLERLSTKLKPEKGRIFISHNIKFCSRLGGEECTKRLTNLGLEYVEKHTHDSLLFSHYEIWYEFQKLRA; this is encoded by the exons ATGGCAATTTACCCATCCAGACGCATTTCAGTTCCCGCCTCCGTCCTCCTCCTCACCGCCGCCGCTGCCCTACTCCTCTTTCTCCTCCTTCCTTCCCTTTCCCCTCCACCCTCCGCCTCCCTATCCTGCCCTCCCTCCGCCGCCGGCACCACCAGATCTTCCGATCCTGTCTCCCCTTCCTCCGACGACATCGCCTGGCTCAAATCACAGCTCGCCCGTAACTCTATTCAAGAGCCTTCCTCCTCGACCTCTACCTGGCATTCCCTCCGCAAGGGCATCAATCCTCGCACCCGCGCCCAGCAGCTCGAGGACCTCGGCCG GTTCAAAGGTATCTCCCACTATGAGGGCGATGAGGGTAGCAATCACACCGCCCTCCCTTGTCCCGGAGAGCTCTTGGTGGAGGAGCACCACAGCAATTACGGGGAACCTTGGGCCGGCGGCCGCGACGTCTTTGAGTTTCTAGCCTCGACTGTTGAGCTCAAGCCATCCGATGATGTCCTTGAGATCGGGTGCGGCACGCTCCGCGTCGGCCTCCATTTCATCCGTTACCTCGAGGTAGCGCGATTCCACTGCCTCGAGCGCGATGAACTCTCACTCATGGCCGCGCTCCGGTACGAGCTCCCTTCTCAGGGTCTCCTCCACAAGCGGCCTCTGATTGTCCGGGGAGATGACATGGTGTTCGATAGATTCGGATCTGACGTTTTCTATGATCTTATTTATGCAAGCGCAGTGTTCCTTCACATCCCTGACACTCTGGTGTGGGTTGGGCTTGAGAGATTATCTACCAAGCTAAAACCTGAGAAAGGTCGGATCTTTATTTCTCACAATATCAAATTCTGTTCTCGATTAGGCGGCGAAGAGTGCACGAAGAGGCTCACAAATTTAGGTTTGGAATACGTCGAGAAGCATACGCACGACAGCTTGCTGTTCAGTCATTATGAGATATGGTATGAATTCCAAAAACTCAGAGCCTAG